One Thermodesulfobacteriota bacterium DNA segment encodes these proteins:
- a CDS encoding EscU/YscU/HrcU family type III secretion system export apparatus switch protein, with translation MDKQKKAVALRYDKDKDNAPKVVAKGKGYIAEKIIEAAQENKVPLYEDRNLSQVLEALDLDSEIPPKLYHAVAEVLAFIYQLNKMAAH, from the coding sequence ATGGATAAACAAAAGAAAGCGGTCGCGTTAAGATATGACAAAGACAAAGACAACGCGCCGAAAGTGGTTGCAAAGGGGAAAGGGTATATTGCGGAAAAGATCATAGAGGCGGCGCAGGAAAATAAGGTGCCGCTGTATGAAGATCGGAATTTGTCCCAGGTTTTGGAAGCGTTGGATCTTGATAGCGAAATTCCTCCCAAGCTGTACCATGCGGTTGCAGAGGTGCTTGCGTTTATCTACCAATTAAACAAGATGGCTGCGCATTAA